A genome region from Fodinibius salicampi includes the following:
- a CDS encoding efflux RND transporter permease subunit has product MNLIDFSIRRKVTIAMFTIGIILFGFVSLSRLNINLLPELSYPTLTVRTEFEGAAPAEVENLVSKPIEEALGVVKDVQQVRSISRSGQSDVTLEFAWGTEMDFASIDVREKLDALQLPLEVGRPVILRFDPTLDPIIRYAFFIEDSQSERNPEVNYATYQDQQQSEYNINKLKRLRRFADDQIKKDLQAAQGVASIKISGGLEEEIQVAVNQYRLAHLNIPMQQITQVLGAENVNLSGGRLEEGTQQYLVRTLNQFQTVDDIRNVVITTQEGSPVYLKDLAEISQGYKEREAITRLNGQEAVEIAIYKEGDANTVNVAENVKLKMENVAQRLPEGMAVTKVYDQSTFISSAVNEVVDAGIIGGILAIIILYLFLRNFWATVIISLSIPVSVIATFNLMYGNDITLNIMSLGGIALGIGLLVDNSIVVLENISRHRDMGKTPLQAARDGAGEVGTAVIASTLTTIAVFFPLVFVHGIAGQLFRDQALTVTFSLLASLVVAITLIPMLSSLAGREKTEIEKPELREPKTKVGRWMRKARIFIFETVPTFFVGIISKLIHAISKGIMFVLNPLLNLFDKGFTSIEDRYPALLSWSLRHRFMVLSFAFMSLIGSLMLVPQLGMELIPSLSQGEFNVEFQLPPGTPIEQTDRALQKIQQTAGNVSSINTTFAVAGTGNKMDANPNQGGENWGELNVALTSGAGRTLEESTMGEIRTDLQRIPGLEYKFSRPALFTFDTPVEVEISGYNLDDLKKVSDQMVQRISDNSRFTDIKSTMEHGNPEIQITFDRSKAAALGLQVHEVADLVVSKVRGDVATRYSWRDQKIDVLVRAKEQDRSSATDIQNLIINPNSSSPIPLASIAEIKRATGPSEIRRTAQQRVAVISANLNYGDLSTAAEDIRSIINQTVMPTGIQAQVSGQNEEMTNSFESLLFALSLAVFLVYLVMASQFESLLHPFIILFTIPLALVGAILGLWITGSTISVVVFIGLILLAGIVVNNAIVLIDLINQYRERGMAKIKAILEGGKSRLRPILMTTLTTTLGLLPLAIGIGDGAELRAPMAITVIAGLVISTLLTLVVIPVMYAIMDRKVYKQPAVAGNESIQKDQGD; this is encoded by the coding sequence ATGAATTTGATTGATTTTTCTATTCGCCGCAAAGTAACGATCGCCATGTTTACGATTGGGATTATCCTTTTTGGCTTTGTTTCACTGAGCAGACTTAATATCAACCTGCTGCCTGAACTCAGTTATCCTACGCTTACCGTCCGTACGGAATTTGAAGGAGCTGCGCCGGCAGAAGTTGAAAACCTTGTTTCCAAGCCAATTGAAGAGGCCTTGGGAGTCGTCAAGGATGTCCAGCAGGTACGATCTATTTCGCGGTCAGGTCAGTCGGATGTAACTCTTGAGTTTGCCTGGGGAACCGAGATGGATTTTGCCAGTATCGATGTTCGTGAAAAGCTTGACGCCCTGCAACTTCCGCTCGAAGTGGGTCGGCCGGTTATCCTCCGGTTTGACCCTACGCTCGATCCTATTATACGATATGCTTTCTTTATTGAGGATTCACAGTCGGAACGAAATCCTGAAGTCAACTATGCCACTTACCAGGATCAACAGCAATCGGAATATAATATCAACAAACTCAAGAGACTTCGACGCTTTGCCGACGATCAGATTAAGAAAGATCTGCAGGCAGCCCAGGGCGTAGCCTCTATTAAAATAAGCGGGGGACTGGAGGAAGAAATCCAGGTTGCTGTAAATCAATACCGGCTTGCCCATCTGAATATTCCAATGCAACAGATCACGCAGGTCCTCGGAGCTGAAAATGTAAACCTTTCCGGTGGACGACTGGAGGAAGGGACCCAACAATACCTGGTGCGTACACTCAACCAGTTCCAAACGGTTGATGACATTCGTAATGTAGTCATAACTACTCAAGAAGGCAGCCCGGTATATCTCAAAGATCTGGCAGAAATCAGCCAGGGATATAAGGAACGGGAGGCCATTACCCGGCTTAATGGTCAGGAAGCGGTTGAAATCGCTATTTATAAGGAGGGAGATGCCAATACGGTCAATGTGGCTGAAAATGTTAAATTAAAGATGGAAAACGTAGCACAACGTCTACCCGAGGGAATGGCTGTTACCAAGGTATATGACCAGTCTACTTTTATTTCTTCTGCTGTCAACGAAGTAGTGGATGCGGGGATTATCGGAGGTATTTTAGCAATCATAATATTATACCTATTCCTCCGCAACTTCTGGGCCACCGTCATCATATCACTGTCTATTCCTGTTTCAGTCATCGCCACATTCAATCTTATGTATGGCAATGATATCACCTTGAATATTATGTCCCTTGGCGGTATTGCATTAGGCATAGGCCTGCTGGTCGATAACTCTATTGTGGTACTTGAAAATATATCACGTCACCGGGATATGGGGAAAACACCCCTTCAGGCCGCCCGGGATGGAGCCGGTGAAGTTGGTACAGCTGTAATTGCTTCTACGCTTACAACCATAGCAGTATTCTTTCCACTCGTTTTTGTTCACGGCATTGCGGGACAATTATTCCGCGACCAGGCCCTTACGGTCACCTTTTCACTGCTTGCTTCGCTGGTCGTTGCCATTACCCTTATTCCAATGCTTTCCTCACTGGCGGGACGCGAAAAAACGGAGATTGAAAAGCCGGAATTGCGAGAACCCAAAACAAAGGTGGGGCGCTGGATGCGCAAAGCCCGAATCTTCATATTCGAAACAGTTCCCACCTTCTTTGTTGGAATAATCAGCAAATTGATACACGCCATTAGCAAGGGCATCATGTTTGTGCTTAATCCGCTCCTCAACCTTTTTGACAAAGGATTCACCTCCATTGAAGATCGATATCCTGCCCTTTTAAGCTGGTCCCTTCGTCACCGATTTATGGTTCTTTCCTTTGCCTTCATGTCATTGATAGGAAGTTTAATGCTGGTTCCTCAGCTGGGAATGGAACTTATCCCTTCATTATCACAGGGGGAATTTAACGTGGAATTCCAGCTGCCGCCCGGTACTCCGATAGAACAAACCGACCGTGCCCTTCAAAAAATTCAGCAAACGGCCGGAAATGTTTCTTCCATAAATACAACCTTTGCCGTAGCCGGTACGGGCAATAAAATGGATGCTAATCCCAACCAGGGCGGTGAAAACTGGGGGGAACTCAACGTTGCCCTGACAAGTGGAGCGGGACGAACGCTTGAAGAGAGCACTATGGGGGAAATTCGAACCGATCTTCAGCGTATTCCGGGACTAGAATATAAATTCTCCCGCCCTGCCCTGTTTACATTTGATACACCTGTTGAAGTGGAAATTTCCGGGTACAATCTGGACGACCTTAAAAAAGTCAGTGATCAAATGGTCCAAAGAATATCGGATAATTCTCGATTTACCGATATCAAATCAACTATGGAACATGGCAATCCTGAAATACAGATCACCTTTGACCGATCCAAAGCAGCAGCATTGGGACTACAAGTCCATGAAGTGGCAGATCTCGTAGTAAGCAAAGTACGCGGCGATGTTGCTACTCGTTATTCATGGAGAGATCAAAAAATTGATGTCCTCGTACGCGCCAAAGAGCAGGATCGCTCATCCGCTACTGATATACAAAACCTGATTATCAATCCCAACAGCAGCTCCCCGATACCACTTGCAAGTATTGCTGAAATCAAAAGAGCTACAGGTCCAAGCGAGATACGGCGCACGGCCCAACAGCGTGTAGCGGTTATTTCCGCTAATTTAAACTATGGAGATCTTTCCACAGCTGCTGAAGATATCCGTAGCATCATCAATCAAACAGTGATGCCGACCGGTATTCAGGCCCAAGTAAGTGGACAAAATGAAGAGATGACAAATTCTTTCGAATCTCTCCTATTCGCACTCTCACTGGCCGTATTTCTGGTTTACCTGGTAATGGCTTCACAATTCGAATCACTTTTGCACCCTTTTATCATCCTGTTTACGATTCCTTTGGCGCTTGTGGGTGCCATCTTGGGGCTTTGGATAACCGGTTCAACCATTAGCGTGGTAGTATTTATCGGTCTTATTCTACTGGCCGGAATAGTGGTAAATAATGCTATTGTACTCATTGATTTAATCAACCAATACCGCGAGCGCGGAATGGCAAAGATCA
- a CDS encoding efflux RND transporter periplasmic adaptor subunit: protein MSIKYFTQLIILGLLGLFSVTFSSCSSETQSKNMTDEDSTATVPVEIAVANSGEISAYYSSTATLEADEEAMVVAKVRGIVEKLNVEEGDIVNAGDILAELDEEQLALETQRAKATMDRLKNELNRKEELFQKELISAQEFENANYEYQAQKSDYELTLLQLKYSKIQAPISGVISERLIKAGNMINVDQEVFRITDFDPLLAILHIPEHEMDKLSKGQQALIQVDAIQGASFEGKVLRVSPVVNSETGTFKVTVSVNDQSRQLKPGMFGRVRIVYDTHQDALLIPKNAVISEDGIKSVFVINNKLAYRRNINTGYSNGDNIEVLEGLNPADTVVTIGQSSLQDSALVEIVSF, encoded by the coding sequence ATGTCGATAAAATATTTTACACAACTAATAATACTTGGCTTGCTGGGACTTTTCTCAGTTACTTTTTCTTCTTGCAGCTCCGAAACCCAATCCAAAAACATGACGGATGAAGATTCCACGGCCACTGTGCCTGTCGAAATTGCTGTTGCTAATTCCGGTGAAATATCGGCCTACTATTCCAGCACGGCGACTTTGGAAGCGGATGAAGAAGCCATGGTTGTAGCTAAAGTCAGGGGTATAGTTGAAAAGCTAAACGTTGAAGAGGGCGACATTGTAAATGCAGGTGATATTTTAGCAGAATTGGATGAGGAACAATTAGCACTGGAAACACAACGTGCCAAAGCAACGATGGACCGCCTAAAGAATGAACTCAATAGAAAGGAAGAACTTTTTCAAAAAGAATTAATTAGTGCCCAGGAATTTGAAAATGCTAATTATGAATACCAGGCACAAAAATCGGATTATGAACTTACCCTGTTGCAGCTGAAATATTCAAAAATCCAGGCTCCGATTAGCGGGGTCATTTCCGAACGGCTAATTAAAGCGGGAAATATGATCAATGTTGACCAAGAAGTCTTTAGAATCACAGATTTCGACCCCCTGCTGGCTATTTTACACATCCCTGAGCACGAGATGGATAAACTCAGCAAAGGACAACAAGCACTCATTCAGGTAGATGCCATACAGGGAGCAAGCTTTGAGGGAAAGGTTCTACGCGTAAGTCCGGTTGTAAATTCAGAAACCGGTACATTTAAAGTTACGGTATCTGTAAACGACCAGTCACGGCAATTGAAGCCGGGTATGTTCGGACGTGTTCGAATTGTATATGACACCCATCAGGATGCACTTTTAATTCCCAAGAATGCCGTGATAAGCGAAGATGGTATTAAAAGTGTTTTTGTTATTAACAATAAACTCGCATACCGAAGGAATATTAATACCGGCTATTCAAACGGGGATAACATCGAGGTTTTGGAAGGTTTAAATCCCGCTGATACCGTAGTAACTATTGGCCAAAGCAGCCTGCAAGACAGTGCTTTAGTTGAGATTGTCTCCTTTTAA
- a CDS encoding amidase: MGKRIYTLLLGLFLGFLLAFTSVHFINDDITSNVISEASKIIGIEFTQAEQDSMITELESNLEAYQSLRKLKLDNSIPPALNFNPIPAGRTFDTTEKPIEWHIPHDVNLPENQADLAFYSIRQLASLIRQHKITSVELTKFFLDRIVQYDDTLQAVITVTEELALEQAQKMDEELGNGEYHGPLHGIPYGLKDLFAVEDYKTTWGAEPYKDQIRNETATVAKKLEEAGAVLIAKTTLGALAYGDVWFGGTTRNPWNLDQGSSGSSAGSAAGTSAGFFPFAIGTETWGSIISPANRTGATGLRPTFGRVSRHGAMALSWSMDKVGPLTRSVEDAAIVFDAIRGPDGKDQTVVDLPFNYTPDVNLSELTIGYLKSAFESDYDNQKRDSLTLATLKDLGAKLTPMELPDYPTGDLSFILMAEGAAAFDQLTLSDKDDEMVRQGKSAWPNLFRSARFIPAVEYIQANRARQELIRKMDSLMHEVDLYISPTYGGNNLLLTNLTGHPSVVLPNGFTDEGQPTSITFIGDLFDEETLLEVANKYQQATDFHRDHPTLFTK, from the coding sequence ATGGGCAAGCGAATTTACACCTTACTACTTGGACTTTTTTTGGGATTCCTGCTGGCATTTACTTCCGTACATTTCATCAACGATGATATTACTTCCAATGTAATTAGTGAAGCCTCTAAAATAATCGGTATAGAGTTTACCCAAGCTGAACAGGATTCCATGATTACCGAACTCGAAAGTAACCTAGAGGCTTACCAATCATTGCGTAAACTTAAGTTGGATAACAGCATCCCTCCCGCTTTAAATTTCAATCCCATTCCCGCAGGACGTACCTTCGACACTACAGAAAAACCTATAGAATGGCATATTCCCCACGATGTAAATCTACCGGAAAACCAGGCTGATCTTGCCTTTTATAGCATCAGGCAACTTGCCTCACTCATCCGGCAGCATAAAATTACGTCGGTAGAGCTCACCAAATTTTTTTTGGATCGGATCGTCCAGTACGATGATACGCTCCAGGCAGTAATCACCGTTACCGAGGAACTGGCTTTGGAACAAGCCCAAAAGATGGATGAAGAACTGGGAAACGGGGAATATCACGGTCCCCTGCACGGAATACCCTATGGACTGAAGGACCTGTTTGCTGTTGAAGATTATAAAACGACATGGGGTGCTGAACCCTATAAAGACCAGATCCGTAATGAAACAGCGACGGTTGCCAAAAAGCTGGAAGAAGCCGGAGCAGTGCTTATTGCTAAAACGACCCTGGGCGCACTTGCGTACGGTGATGTCTGGTTTGGAGGCACCACCCGCAACCCATGGAATCTCGATCAGGGTTCCAGTGGCTCCTCCGCAGGATCTGCAGCCGGTACTTCTGCCGGCTTTTTTCCCTTTGCCATTGGGACAGAAACGTGGGGATCAATTATCTCCCCCGCAAACAGAACCGGGGCTACGGGCCTGCGTCCTACTTTCGGACGTGTAAGCCGCCACGGAGCAATGGCACTGAGCTGGAGCATGGATAAAGTAGGTCCCCTCACCCGATCAGTAGAAGATGCTGCTATTGTCTTTGATGCCATTCGAGGTCCCGACGGCAAAGATCAGACGGTTGTTGACCTCCCCTTTAATTACACTCCAGATGTGAATTTGAGTGAACTTACTATCGGTTATTTAAAATCAGCTTTTGAAAGTGATTATGATAACCAAAAGCGCGACAGCCTCACCCTGGCTACGCTCAAAGATCTGGGCGCCAAACTTACTCCTATGGAGCTGCCAGATTATCCTACCGGGGACCTTAGCTTCATTCTAATGGCTGAAGGAGCCGCCGCTTTTGACCAGCTTACGCTGAGCGATAAAGATGATGAAATGGTGCGGCAGGGCAAGTCGGCATGGCCCAATCTCTTTCGATCTGCCCGCTTTATACCGGCTGTTGAATATATACAGGCCAACAGAGCCCGACAGGAACTTATCCGAAAAATGGATTCACTGATGCACGAAGTAGATCTCTATATCTCTCCGACTTATGGAGGAAATAATCTTTTATTAACCAACCTCACGGGACATCCATCCGTTGTACTACCCAATGGATTTACTGATGAAGGCCAACCTACCAGTATTACCTTTATTGGAGATTTATTCGATGAGGAAACGCTTCTTGAAGTGGCAAATAAATACCAGCAGGCTACAGACTTTCACAGAGACCATCCCACTTTATTTACAAAGTAA
- a CDS encoding ABC transporter substrate-binding protein: MICTRLYQPCTFILLVGYFILLLLSGAACQSEHPDQTQPAVTADSVHFSHKVQAKYAEGFRISYHNNHKLLEIIKPFQDQVDTLRYALVPRELSDEVQVEGAEEIAIPIKSLLATSATHIGLTDMLGTIDIITGMAGANYVYHKKVRQGIEEGNIVSLPQGELNKEEVLSLDPDLMMISGGQSSQFDNYKVLMDSDINVMVNSEWLETTPLGKAEWVKVLAALLNKEKLANEKFGQVAEKYNRLKAKVDTVDKMPLVINNMPYKGAWFVSGGDSFTAQFLKDAGADYPWYDEHDTGGLRKSFEVVYEVGLEADIWINPGTAETKEDILDKDSRFKDFNPYKTGEIYNNNRRTNESGGNDYWESGVVHPEILLADYIKIFHPDVLPEHSLYYYKQVE, encoded by the coding sequence ATGATTTGCACGCGCTTGTACCAGCCCTGTACATTCATACTTTTGGTCGGATATTTCATTTTATTGCTTCTTTCGGGAGCAGCTTGTCAGTCGGAACATCCGGATCAAACCCAGCCTGCGGTAACCGCCGATTCAGTTCATTTTTCTCATAAGGTGCAAGCCAAGTACGCCGAAGGATTTCGCATCAGCTATCATAACAATCACAAGCTGCTCGAGATAATAAAGCCTTTTCAGGATCAGGTGGATACACTCCGCTACGCATTGGTGCCCAGAGAGTTAAGTGATGAAGTGCAGGTTGAAGGTGCTGAAGAGATCGCAATCCCCATTAAAAGCCTGTTGGCCACATCAGCTACGCATATCGGACTTACAGATATGCTCGGAACCATCGATATAATTACCGGTATGGCTGGCGCCAATTATGTCTATCATAAAAAAGTTCGGCAGGGTATCGAAGAAGGTAACATAGTGAGCTTGCCACAAGGTGAACTAAACAAAGAAGAAGTGCTATCGCTCGATCCTGATTTAATGATGATATCGGGTGGGCAGTCGTCGCAGTTTGACAATTACAAAGTGCTTATGGATTCCGACATCAACGTGATGGTAAACTCGGAATGGCTCGAAACAACACCTCTGGGGAAGGCTGAGTGGGTAAAAGTGCTGGCCGCTCTGCTAAATAAAGAGAAACTCGCGAATGAGAAATTTGGACAGGTGGCCGAAAAATATAACCGGCTAAAGGCAAAGGTCGATACGGTGGATAAGATGCCACTGGTGATCAATAATATGCCGTATAAAGGCGCGTGGTTTGTGTCGGGCGGAGACAGCTTTACGGCCCAGTTTCTCAAAGATGCCGGCGCAGATTACCCATGGTATGATGAACATGACACAGGCGGACTCCGCAAGAGTTTTGAAGTGGTCTATGAGGTCGGACTCGAAGCCGATATTTGGATCAATCCCGGAACAGCCGAAACCAAGGAAGATATTTTGGACAAAGATTCCCGGTTTAAAGATTTTAACCCCTATAAAACGGGTGAGATCTACAACAATAACCGACGCACAAACGAAAGTGGGGGTAATGACTATTGGGAGTCGGGCGTGGTGCATCCCGAAATATTGCTGGCTGATTATATCAAGATCTTTCATCCCGATGTATTGCCTGAGCACTCTCTGTATTACTACAAACAAGTTGAGTGA
- a CDS encoding iron ABC transporter permease has translation MAEQSTQYRTGMRPLYFFLLIGGVAGLFLLNLALGSVDIPLHEIVQVLLGDGSVRDSWQKIVINIRIPRAVTAILAGSALSLGGLLMQTLFRNPLAGPSVLGITAGASLGVAIVMLAGGTITSIFAIQQLSAMGSWLIVIAASLGSAGVLLLILLISIKVRDNVTLLIIGLMVGNMTIALVSIWQYFSRPEQIQDYLIWTFGSLGGVPLEQLWILGAVTIVGTLIALLLVKPLNGLLLGESYARSMGLSVTSSRIWIIISTSLLAGGITAFCGPIGFIGIAVPHLTRSLFGTNEHRVLIPGTLLMGALLLLVCDIIAQVPGTATTLPISAVTSMIGAPVVIWVIIQRKNLQASF, from the coding sequence ATGGCTGAGCAATCGACGCAATATCGCACGGGCATGCGTCCGCTTTACTTCTTTCTGCTTATTGGCGGAGTGGCAGGGCTATTTCTGCTTAACCTGGCACTGGGTTCGGTGGATATACCTCTACACGAGATTGTACAAGTGCTACTGGGTGATGGATCGGTCCGCGACTCATGGCAGAAAATTGTGATCAATATTCGTATTCCCCGTGCGGTCACTGCAATTTTGGCTGGCAGTGCGCTATCCCTGGGAGGATTATTAATGCAGACCCTCTTCCGGAATCCCCTGGCAGGTCCCTCTGTATTGGGGATAACCGCCGGGGCCAGCCTGGGAGTGGCTATCGTAATGCTGGCTGGAGGGACCATCACCAGTATCTTTGCCATTCAGCAGCTTTCGGCAATGGGCAGCTGGCTGATTGTTATTGCGGCCAGCCTCGGTTCGGCGGGCGTACTGCTGCTTATTCTGTTGATCTCCATCAAAGTACGAGATAATGTAACGCTGCTCATCATCGGACTAATGGTTGGAAACATGACGATCGCTCTCGTGAGTATCTGGCAGTATTTTAGCCGGCCCGAACAGATACAGGATTACCTTATATGGACCTTTGGAAGCCTGGGTGGAGTGCCGCTGGAACAGCTTTGGATCCTGGGCGCTGTTACCATTGTAGGCACTTTAATAGCGTTGTTACTTGTTAAACCACTAAATGGCTTGCTATTGGGAGAAAGTTACGCCCGAAGTATGGGCTTATCCGTCACCTCTTCCCGGATATGGATTATCATAAGCACAAGTCTTTTAGCGGGGGGCATTACTGCTTTTTGTGGCCCGATTGGATTCATAGGTATTGCAGTGCCACATCTCACGCGCTCTCTATTCGGCACAAATGAACACCGGGTGCTGATACCCGGGACATTGCTGATGGGCGCGCTGCTCCTGCTTGTTTGTGATATTATTGCCCAGGTACCCGGGACTGCAACTACTTTACCTATTAGCGCCGTTACGTCCATGATTGGCGCCCCGGTTGTAATCTGGGTGATCATTCAACGCAAAAATTTACAGGCCTCATTTTAA
- a CDS encoding ABC transporter ATP-binding protein: MDPHKPIISTEKLSIGFSGRGREAPKTVAAGIDVSLKSGQVVCLLGPNGSGKSTLIRTLAGLHPPLNGEISLLGESMAQLTNKDISKKISTVLTDQLTIGNLTVRELVSFGRSPYTGWFGSLDKRDTQKVEWAIESTGIASFVNRDVLQLSDGERQKVMIARALAQDTPAMLLDEPTAHLDLPNRVSIIRLLRKLSHNTQKAVLFSTHELDLALKAADHLWLISLQGEVITGTPEDLVLDGTFESVFEKDSFVFDRATGSFKLHEPSKMPIYLYGNEVGVFWTRRALERAGYKVKESNGAGLEVKVQQSDDGFQWIVTEKGKGHRKDSVQHLLSLLHDL, encoded by the coding sequence ATGGATCCCCATAAGCCTATCATATCTACAGAGAAATTAAGTATCGGATTCTCCGGTCGGGGAAGGGAAGCCCCTAAAACGGTGGCTGCTGGTATTGATGTATCGCTGAAGAGCGGGCAGGTGGTATGTTTGTTAGGGCCCAATGGATCGGGGAAATCCACCTTAATCCGAACACTTGCCGGACTTCATCCACCGTTAAATGGTGAAATAAGTTTGCTGGGAGAGTCGATGGCTCAACTTACCAATAAAGACATTTCCAAAAAGATAAGTACCGTTCTAACGGATCAGCTTACCATAGGTAACTTGACCGTCCGGGAGCTGGTTTCTTTCGGCCGATCTCCCTATACGGGATGGTTTGGTTCTCTGGATAAGCGGGATACTCAAAAGGTGGAATGGGCCATTGAATCCACAGGTATTGCTTCTTTTGTGAACCGGGATGTACTACAGCTGAGTGATGGCGAGCGGCAAAAGGTGATGATTGCCCGTGCTTTGGCCCAGGATACCCCGGCCATGTTACTGGATGAGCCCACAGCCCATCTCGATTTGCCCAATCGGGTAAGTATTATTCGCTTGTTGAGGAAACTCTCGCATAATACTCAGAAAGCGGTACTCTTTTCGACCCATGAGTTGGACTTAGCGTTAAAGGCTGCTGATCATTTATGGCTCATTAGTCTGCAGGGAGAAGTTATTACCGGAACCCCGGAAGACCTCGTCTTGGATGGGACTTTTGAGTCGGTATTTGAAAAGGATAGCTTTGTCTTTGATCGGGCTACCGGTTCTTTTAAGCTGCACGAACCATCCAAAATGCCTATTTATTTGTATGGAAATGAAGTAGGGGTGTTCTGGACACGGAGAGCTTTGGAACGTGCGGGCTATAAAGTGAAAGAATCAAATGGGGCCGGACTGGAAGTAAAGGTGCAGCAATCTGATGATGGGTTCCAGTGGATTGTAACTGAAAAAGGAAAGGGGCACCGGAAAGATTCTGTTCAGCATTTGTTATCGCTCCTCCATGATTTATAA